GCCCCGCGCCTGCAGATCGCGTGTCAGCGCGTCGTTGTCCCACTGATCGTGATTCCCCATCACGACCAGCACGCCGTCGCGTGCGCGCAACTCACCGACGACGCGAGCCGCGTCGGCGTAGAACGAGGTGCCTGCCGTCACCAGATCGCCAGTGACCACGATCACGTCTGCGTTCAGGTCGTTGGCAAGCGCGACCCACTGTAGGCCACGCTCGACGCGGTCGTAGCTGCCCACGTGGAGATCCGTGAGCTGCGCGATGCGATAGCCGTCAAAGGCCCGCGGCAGATCGGAAAAGGACAGCGCGACCCGTTCGATGCGAACGCGTCGCCGGGTGACGTAGGTGCCCCAGAGCGCCACGCAAAGCCCAAGGCCGTAGGCAGCTGCGGCGGTCGCGGGCAGGGCTGCGAGCGGAGACACAACCCCAAGCGACAGGGTCGCCCCCGCGGTCACTGGCCAGAACACCAGGCCAAGGGCGGCGCCGAACCAATGCGCGAACAGCGGCTCGTCGACGAGCCGCGTCAACCAACGCGGGCGGGGTTGGTCATGGCCGAGACGCTGCAACCGGAGGGCAACTGCTAGCCA
The nucleotide sequence above comes from Polyangiaceae bacterium. Encoded proteins:
- a CDS encoding metallophosphoesterase; translation: MRRRTRFILVAHALTAAFHVLPGAALAHAFGVVGVALGVGLWLAVALRLQRLGHDQPRPRWLTRLVDEPLFAHWFGAALGLVFWPVTAGATLSLGVVSPLAALPATAAAAYGLGLCVALWGTYVTRRRVRIERVALSFSDLPRAFDGYRIAQLTDLHVGSYDRVERGLQWVALANDLNADVIVVTGDLVTAGTSFYADAARVVGELRARDGVLVVMGNHDQWDNDALTRDLQARGVRVLKNSHLCIEREGQALQFAGLDDAYTGKDDLSVTLSAARANFTVLLSHYPRFFDEAVKKGARLTLSGHTHGGQFAVPGLAKWLNLARMLGQHPRGSFGDDRGRLHVSAGLGTTGPPIRLGIRPEISCITLMRAEGTRSDPHPES